The Haematobia irritans isolate KBUSLIRL chromosome 1, ASM5000362v1, whole genome shotgun sequence DNA segment acatctaCAATGAAATGATGATAAAGACAAAACGATTAAGACACGTGTAGTCTAAATTCTTTCGTCTACAAGTCAATGAACCACTAGCgaaatttcataataaaaaaaacacttgCATAATTAGAATCGGGTTGCCATTTAATCAATACCTTtaagggatttttttttaattgcccaCCACCTCataatatgttttttgtttttcttttgcagAGTTGTAAAATCTGTCACAAAGCTTTTGCCAATGTTTACCGTCTTCAACGTCATATGATTAGCCATGATGAGTCGGCCCTTCTACGCAAATTCAAATGTAATCAATGTGATAAGGCTTTCAAATTCAAGCATCACCTCAAGGAGCATGTGCGTATACATTCCGGCGAAAAGCCATTTGGTTGTGATAATTGCGGCAAGAGATTTTCGCATTCCGGTTCCTTCTCATCGCACATGACATCAAAGAAATGCATTAGCATGGGCTTAAAATTGAACAACAGTCGTAATCTCTTGCTTAAGAGTCTGGATAAAAATATCTCATCATCGGCCAATACTTCGCCTACATCTTCGATGAAATTAGGATCTTCACCTAATGGCAAAACAGATGCCCAGAGTATGGTGCAAAATTTAACCAACACCATGAATTATTTTGCTGGCGATAATAATAGCAGTGCTGGTCAGGCACCAAACCCCTTCTATTCAAATTTACTACCAAAGTATGGTGATTACAATAGTGCCATGAATGCAGCCCTATTGGCCTCATTCCCTAATCCATTCTATAGCATGGCTTTGGATCCTCGTATTCATCCATATAGTATACAACGTCTGTTGGAATTAACTGCTGCTggtcagcagcaacaacagcatATGTCTTcgtcaccaccaccaccacttcATCACCAAGAGCCAGAAGTGACGACGGTGGAGGATGAAGATGATAGTAAGGATTTGAAAATCGCTTCCAATGTCGATGATGAGGATGAAGATGTTACCTCCGAGACATTGGAATTGAATGATGAAGATAATCAAGATGAACCAAAATTAGTTATGGATCTAGAGGCAGAAAACCAGAAGGATACTGAATTAAACACTCCAGCGTCGGAGTTGAATATAATCGAACCAGCACCGCAGGTAGAAAGTGATGAAAAAGAAAACCAAATACCCCTCCAGAATGTTAGCCAAAGTATGGATGATTCCAAAAGTCCCATTAAAGAAGAGAAACTACAAAGTGAAACATCTTCCAGTAAGGAAGAGGAGCAAAAACCAGAATCTCCCCTCAATGCAGTAACAGAATCAGTATCTCAACATCACATAAAACAAGAAGCACTGGACGAGTCCGAAGAACCTTTAGAAATAGCAGAGAAATCTTCCGACGATTTGCCAGATTCGATAAATGCTGCTTCAGCTGAATTGAGATGTAGTCGTTGTGATAAGAAATTCAATCATCCCACAGAATTGGTCCAGCATGAGAAGGTCCTGTGCGGTTTCATTAAGCAAGAATTGGAGCAACAAtaccatcaacaacaacaacagttacTTGAGCAATCAGCAAATTCCAGCTCATTTATGACCACCAGTGATGTTGAGGATGAACGTGACGATGAACATGATAGAGATTCCATTTCACGCAATGATTGCTCCAGTGGAGGTGAAAGTAATGCCGAGCGTAAGGTTCGCGTGCGCACTGCCATTACCGAGGAACAGCAACAGCATTTGAAACAACATTATGCCATTAATTCACGTCCCAGTCGTGAGGAATTCCGTATGATTGCCTCACGTTTGCAACTTGATGCTCGAGTAGTGCAGGTGTGGTTCCAAAATAATCGTTCTCGTGAACGTAAATTGcaatataacaacaacaataaattgaCATTCCCCATGCAGATGCCCAGCTCTGGCAACAATGCAGGTCCTGCTCCAGCTATAACCCCCCAAAACTTTGAAAACAGCCCACAAGAATGCCTAAACAAACCCACGGCTGGTTCTGAGGAATTGCCTTTGGATTTGTCAGTTAAACCTCAGAAATCCACACCAGGTCTTGGACAGCAACAGCATTCACCCATGTATGGCATAGCACCTCTACAGTCGGCTGTGAATAACAGTATTGCCGGAGACCTACAAGAAGCCATTAACCTAAGCCGTAAGATGTCCCCACCCACCTCCTCATTGTCGCCAACATCCGCTGCTTCAGTGCCAGCTGTTTTTAAACAACAGGCCCAAGCTCAAGCAGCTGCTGCTGCAGCGGCCTTATATTTTGCAGCTCCTCCATCCCAGGCCAGTGGAGTACCAAGCATGCCTCACAATATGCGTCAGACACCTTCGCCAATTGAAGCTCCACTCGGTTTGGGTGGTAGTGGGCCCCAACAGACATCAACCCCTCGTGGAGCTGCAGCATTTCCTTCCTTTTCGCAATTGCCACCGTATATGATGCCTGCCGCTATGGCTGCTGCTCAACGCACTCTAATGCCCATGGAAGCCTTATTCCAAATGACACCCGGATCGGCTGAATATGCCCGTCAACAACATTCTATAATGAACAGTATTAAAATGGGGGCTTCTGGATTGGACTTTAGAGGCAATAGCCTCAGCCCTGGATCAGAGAAACGTTCGTGGCGTGACGATGATTCTCGTATATCGCACGAAGATGATTACGCGCATGCTCAAGCTCAGGCGGCGGCAGCTTTATTGCCACCCAAACCAAAACGGGCCAAGGCGGAAACGCATGGACATGCTGGTGATCCTGATTTGCCTTTCATTTGTGATCAATGTGATAAAGCTTTTGCTAAACAAAGCTCGCTGGCGAGACATAAATATGAGCATTCCGGTAAGTAAGCCATTGGCAAATTCTATTCCCAGAACTCTCAAAGaaatatgaaaagaaaaaaattgcaagccttatataacatttttactaaattgattttattgcttTTCTATTTCAGGTCAACGACCCTACCAATGTATGGATTGTCCCAAAGCTTTCAAACATAAGCACCATCTAACCGAACACAAACGTTTGCATAGTGGCGAAAAGCCCTTCCAATGTTCCAAGTGCCTGAAACGCTTCTCACATTCCGGCTCATATTCGCAGCACATGAACCACCGGTACTCTTACTGCAAACCTTACAGGGAATAGGTAAGCGACAATGCACAAACGAACTCCTGCGCCTCAAATGCCAACGGCACCACTATGACAGCAACGTCTAGTGGGACGGGCAAACAAACGACGTCCACAAGACGCAATTCAGCCCATATGCTGAATATGCATGATTTTCGTAAAAAACTTAATGTGGCAGCAGCTATGCGTCATCCCCAACACCATCCactgcatcatcatcatcacctacAGCATCAACACCATGCGAATGCCATGTCGTCGTTATTTCAGCAACAAACGGCCAATGTAAGACCAACACCACCACCGCCGCCGCCACATATAATGAATAGTTGGAATCTCTTGAATCATGGTAATTTTGGTAATGCACGATTAGGTGGAGGACCCCAATTGCCGCCGCCTCTTATGCATAATAATAGTGGTGGCGGTGGGGGAGCTGCTAGTGTTGGCAATCATAATATGTCATCACATCTTAATCGTAATTCTGCTTTATTCGGAGCTGCCGTTTCCATGATGGGACCTCGCTTCAATGTTCCGCCACCACCTATGCATGTCAATGTACCGTcccagcaacagcagcagcaacaacaacaacaacattttaataCCAATGCAACAACATCATCaccttttgatttttataatcaGAAAAGTTTAATGAATTGATATAAAAGCCTAAATACCTATTTACCCATACACTATACTCCTTAAATCTATTCCAATACAGCTGAATTGAATTCGATTTTCTTTAGGTATTTgaattataaagtttttttgtttttttaagataaaaGTCCAAATTCATTGAGAAGTTtacatataaaaagaaaatatttttttcattcttaaGTTCATAATACAGTGTGAGAGAAAATTCCGTTTTAATGGCGATAACATAGTTGGCTACACTGTTTTTGT contains these protein-coding regions:
- the zfh1 gene encoding Zn finger homeodomain 1 is translated as MLSCLVPSSTSRFGQEDNIINQSMPSSPAFTMQFPSLTSTLHHHHQQSKSSNGSTTVDDENSSGVPASSSPTPQQTDFMVTCPQCHMRLGGFESLRDHIASEHPHDKLNIEPSYPSPPVDHNDNDQGSRRTNPSNMGDGGENINTSTNVDSDDNESNQSSSESKIFNNNNNNSQEKNNNSINTIPSHNSSAPNTPPPTNQQHIGNSSSNNNGLNSSSNSLIGDLSTSPFAAHLPHNIHPAAAAQFMAALAMQQQQNAGNTSPTSHLLGFNGHPQHHHHHLNPHVLSSSQQHSTSSGNQHHSYDTMDTIRSTSSPGSCGGSDNNSAASSISPPYQCMHCTALFQTRHELEKHELLHSPNAQSPQSLNGVNQSCKICHKAFANVYRLQRHMISHDESALLRKFKCNQCDKAFKFKHHLKEHVRIHSGEKPFGCDNCGKRFSHSGSFSSHMTSKKCISMGLKLNNSRNLLLKSLDKNISSSANTSPTSSMKLGSSPNGKTDAQSMVQNLTNTMNYFAGDNNSSAGQAPNPFYSNLLPKYGDYNSAMNAALLASFPNPFYSMALDPRIHPYSIQRLLELTAAGQQQQQHMSSSPPPPLHHQEPEVTTVEDEDDSKDLKIASNVDDEDEDVTSETLELNDEDNQDEPKLVMDLEAENQKDTELNTPASELNIIEPAPQVESDEKENQIPLQNVSQSMDDSKSPIKEEKLQSETSSSKEEEQKPESPLNAVTESVSQHHIKQEALDESEEPLEIAEKSSDDLPDSINAASAELRCSRCDKKFNHPTELVQHEKVLCGFIKQELEQQYHQQQQQLLEQSANSSSFMTTSDVEDERDDEHDRDSISRNDCSSGGESNAERKVRVRTAITEEQQQHLKQHYAINSRPSREEFRMIASRLQLDARVVQVWFQNNRSRERKLQYNNNNKLTFPMQMPSSGNNAGPAPAITPQNFENSPQECLNKPTAGSEELPLDLSVKPQKSTPGLGQQQHSPMYGIAPLQSAVNNSIAGDLQEAINLSRKMSPPTSSLSPTSAASVPAVFKQQAQAQAAAAAAALYFAAPPSQASGVPSMPHNMRQTPSPIEAPLGLGGSGPQQTSTPRGAAAFPSFSQLPPYMMPAAMAAAQRTLMPMEALFQMTPGSAEYARQQHSIMNSIKMGASGLDFRGNSLSPGSEKRSWRDDDSRISHEDDYAHAQAQAAAALLPPKPKRAKAETHGHAGDPDLPFICDQCDKAFAKQSSLARHKYEHSGQRPYQCMDCPKAFKHKHHLTEHKRLHSGEKPFQCSKCLKRFSHSGSYSQHMNHRYSYCKPYRE